The Phyllopteryx taeniolatus isolate TA_2022b chromosome 9, UOR_Ptae_1.2, whole genome shotgun sequence genome contains a region encoding:
- the terf2ip gene encoding telomeric repeat-binding factor 2-interacting protein 1 isoform X2 — MASEGQDVTQCSISPVLFMTVEGEPLAFYLRPGPIKSKLQPLIKAGGGIMCNVQKPGAILLIDPEEKGTVSENTAHRYVSIQYIHDCVEKDEQLNLEDYRMKGGTVPMRSPKSGDGDVMSHANSGGRQAYSPDEDAAILNYVSRQKSEIKGNRLWQRMEKERVTTHSWQSMKAHYKSHLAQKQSEDVEEAEAVGEDAKNNDKAEVSDSPSCEDASLPQVDCEPGDPPQTNSADELTQIDLLLASEKGPLGDVQAQTSVPPQPEEKILNLPGDKIQQATTAEAEMCVCSRSEESTEPGPDQLQAKTSPQNEQTPESTDPTSSEPQSDGSTSNDVVQPVRVPRHSLRSSVHRRFEDSEEEPYTTKLRSSSSSSSAAASVRRLPSSPPTPRRTRSALSFLQEETREEEPPSKRAKGESSSATADEAPEEATAAIEEEAAVAGGEKEAAAEEEAAAAAAEEAAESQQEDVEQPPATPQAGPSHVNQPSESKPRQTQRKKKRKLGIIERATKEFLSTSSSSSSDSSSDSDSDSDSESESRVEVFRTPSETAVPESLASAEVCPAQPDTPSPEGEPVVWKTPPQRRLSPEPSSTVRVASKAQMDDESSKEDSVPPERVQLEEDKQRIRELMKQTNQDLKSVTKALLKASGDVSAASRLLSDPVSFCVPLWNRRDDSFLLSADPAAFRQLQGKYGEEGVAKRMVFLNVER, encoded by the exons ATGGCGTCCGAAGGGCAAGATGTCACCCAGTGCAGCATCTCGCCAGTTCTCTTCATGACTGTGGAAGGAGAGCCCCTTGCCTTTTATCTGCGTCCGGGCCCTATCAAGAGCAAGCTGCAGCCTCTCATCAAAGCCGGGGGAGGCATTATGTGCAATGTCCAGAAGCCTGGAGCAATTTTGCTGATCGACCCTGAAGAAAAAGGCACTGTTAGTGAGAACACAGCTCACCG gtaCGTGTCTATCCAGTACATCCACGATTGTGTGGAGAAAGATGAACAGCTGAACCTAGAGGACTACAGAATGAAAGGTGGAACGGTCCCGATGCGTTCTCCAAAATCTGGTGATGGTGACGTGATGTCTCACGCTAATTCAGGAG GCAGGCAAGCGTACAGCCCTGACGAAGACGCCGCCATTCTGAATTACGTCAGCCGGCAAAAGTCCGAAATTAAGGGCAACCGTCTCTGGCAGCGGATGGAAAAGGAGCGCGTGACCACTCACAGTTGGCAGTCAATGAAAGCCCATTACAAAAGTCACCTGGCTCAGAAACAGTCAGAAGACGTCGAGGAGGCGGAAGCAGTCGGAGAAGACGCCAAG AACAATGACAAAGCTGAAGTGTCCGACAGTCCATCCTGTGAAGATGCTTCTCTTCCTCAAGTAGACTGTGAGCCAGGAGACCCTCCGCAAACTAACTCTGCTGATGAGCTAACACAG ATTGACTTGCTCTTGGCATCTGAAAAAGGACCACTGGGTGATGTCCAAGCTCAAACATCTGTCCCTCCCCAGCCAGAGGAGAAGATCTTGAACCTGCCCGGGGACAAAATCCAACAAGCGACAACTGCTGAAGCAGAAATGTGCGTCTGCTCAAGGTCAGAGGAGAGCACCGAACCCGGACCAGACCAGCTGCAAGCAAAGACATCGCctcaaaatgaacaaacacCGGAGAGCACAGATCCCACCTCGTCAGAGCCCCAAAGCGATGGTTCGACAAGTAACGATGTAGTGCAGCCCGTGCGTGTGCCTCGGCACTCATTGCGCAGCTCGGTGCATAGACGGTTCGAGGATTCTGAGGAAGAACCATACACCACAAAGCTCcgttcatcatcatcgtcatcatcagcagcagcttCTGTCAGGCGACTGCCATCCTCCCCTCCCACCCCAAGGAGAACCAGGTCAGCCTTGTCCTTTCTTCAAGAAGAAACCAGAGAGGAGGAGCCGCCTTCTAAGAGAGCAAAAGGAGAGAGCTCATCCGCAACAGCAGATGAAGCACCAGAAGAAGCAACAGCAGcaatagaagaagaagcagcagtagcaggaggagaaaaagaagcagcagcagaagaagaagcagcagcagcagcagcagaagaagcAGCAGAGAGTCAACAAGAGGATGTCGAGCAGCCTCCTGCCACACCACAAGCAGGTCCATCTCATGTCAACCAGCCAA GTGAGTCCAAACCAAGGCAGAcacaaaggaagaagaagaggaagctgGGAATTATTGAGAGAGCCACAAAAGAGTTTTTGAGCACCTCCAGTAGCAGCTCCAGTGACAGTAGCAGTGACAGTGACAGTGACAGTGACAGTGAAAGTGAG TCCCGTGTGGAAGTTTTCCGAACCCCGTCCGAAACAGCGGTGCCGGAATCACTGGCCTCCGCGGAAGTTTGTCCAGCTCAGCCCGACACGCCCTCCCCTGAAGGAGAACCCGTCGTATGGAAGACCCCGCCACAGCGCCGTCTTTCTCCGGAACCAAGCAGCACTGTGAGGGTGGCATCCAAAGCTCAAATGGACGATGAGTCTTCTAAAGAAGACTCTGTCCCACCAGAGCGAGTTCAGCTTGAGGAGGACAAGCAGCGCATCAGAGAGCTGATGAAGCAGACAAACCAG GACTTGAAGTCTGTCACTAAAGCCTTGCTGAAGGCCAGCGGCGACGTCTCGGCTGCCTCGCGCCTGCTTTCGGATCCCGTGTCCTTCTGCGTACCACTTTGGAACCGCAGAGACGACAGCTTCCTATTGTCGGCCGACCCCGCTGCTTTCCGGCAGCTACAGGGGAAGTACGGTGAGGAGGGTGTTGCCAAGCGGATGGTGTTCCTCAATGTGGAGCGGTGA
- the terf2ip gene encoding telomeric repeat-binding factor 2-interacting protein 1 isoform X1: MMASEGQDVTQCSISPVLFMTVEGEPLAFYLRPGPIKSKLQPLIKAGGGIMCNVQKPGAILLIDPEEKGTVSENTAHRYVSIQYIHDCVEKDEQLNLEDYRMKGGTVPMRSPKSGDGDVMSHANSGGRQAYSPDEDAAILNYVSRQKSEIKGNRLWQRMEKERVTTHSWQSMKAHYKSHLAQKQSEDVEEAEAVGEDAKNNDKAEVSDSPSCEDASLPQVDCEPGDPPQTNSADELTQIDLLLASEKGPLGDVQAQTSVPPQPEEKILNLPGDKIQQATTAEAEMCVCSRSEESTEPGPDQLQAKTSPQNEQTPESTDPTSSEPQSDGSTSNDVVQPVRVPRHSLRSSVHRRFEDSEEEPYTTKLRSSSSSSSAAASVRRLPSSPPTPRRTRSALSFLQEETREEEPPSKRAKGESSSATADEAPEEATAAIEEEAAVAGGEKEAAAEEEAAAAAAEEAAESQQEDVEQPPATPQAGPSHVNQPSESKPRQTQRKKKRKLGIIERATKEFLSTSSSSSSDSSSDSDSDSDSESESRVEVFRTPSETAVPESLASAEVCPAQPDTPSPEGEPVVWKTPPQRRLSPEPSSTVRVASKAQMDDESSKEDSVPPERVQLEEDKQRIRELMKQTNQDLKSVTKALLKASGDVSAASRLLSDPVSFCVPLWNRRDDSFLLSADPAAFRQLQGKYGEEGVAKRMVFLNVER, from the exons ATG ATGGCGTCCGAAGGGCAAGATGTCACCCAGTGCAGCATCTCGCCAGTTCTCTTCATGACTGTGGAAGGAGAGCCCCTTGCCTTTTATCTGCGTCCGGGCCCTATCAAGAGCAAGCTGCAGCCTCTCATCAAAGCCGGGGGAGGCATTATGTGCAATGTCCAGAAGCCTGGAGCAATTTTGCTGATCGACCCTGAAGAAAAAGGCACTGTTAGTGAGAACACAGCTCACCG gtaCGTGTCTATCCAGTACATCCACGATTGTGTGGAGAAAGATGAACAGCTGAACCTAGAGGACTACAGAATGAAAGGTGGAACGGTCCCGATGCGTTCTCCAAAATCTGGTGATGGTGACGTGATGTCTCACGCTAATTCAGGAG GCAGGCAAGCGTACAGCCCTGACGAAGACGCCGCCATTCTGAATTACGTCAGCCGGCAAAAGTCCGAAATTAAGGGCAACCGTCTCTGGCAGCGGATGGAAAAGGAGCGCGTGACCACTCACAGTTGGCAGTCAATGAAAGCCCATTACAAAAGTCACCTGGCTCAGAAACAGTCAGAAGACGTCGAGGAGGCGGAAGCAGTCGGAGAAGACGCCAAG AACAATGACAAAGCTGAAGTGTCCGACAGTCCATCCTGTGAAGATGCTTCTCTTCCTCAAGTAGACTGTGAGCCAGGAGACCCTCCGCAAACTAACTCTGCTGATGAGCTAACACAG ATTGACTTGCTCTTGGCATCTGAAAAAGGACCACTGGGTGATGTCCAAGCTCAAACATCTGTCCCTCCCCAGCCAGAGGAGAAGATCTTGAACCTGCCCGGGGACAAAATCCAACAAGCGACAACTGCTGAAGCAGAAATGTGCGTCTGCTCAAGGTCAGAGGAGAGCACCGAACCCGGACCAGACCAGCTGCAAGCAAAGACATCGCctcaaaatgaacaaacacCGGAGAGCACAGATCCCACCTCGTCAGAGCCCCAAAGCGATGGTTCGACAAGTAACGATGTAGTGCAGCCCGTGCGTGTGCCTCGGCACTCATTGCGCAGCTCGGTGCATAGACGGTTCGAGGATTCTGAGGAAGAACCATACACCACAAAGCTCcgttcatcatcatcgtcatcatcagcagcagcttCTGTCAGGCGACTGCCATCCTCCCCTCCCACCCCAAGGAGAACCAGGTCAGCCTTGTCCTTTCTTCAAGAAGAAACCAGAGAGGAGGAGCCGCCTTCTAAGAGAGCAAAAGGAGAGAGCTCATCCGCAACAGCAGATGAAGCACCAGAAGAAGCAACAGCAGcaatagaagaagaagcagcagtagcaggaggagaaaaagaagcagcagcagaagaagaagcagcagcagcagcagcagaagaagcAGCAGAGAGTCAACAAGAGGATGTCGAGCAGCCTCCTGCCACACCACAAGCAGGTCCATCTCATGTCAACCAGCCAA GTGAGTCCAAACCAAGGCAGAcacaaaggaagaagaagaggaagctgGGAATTATTGAGAGAGCCACAAAAGAGTTTTTGAGCACCTCCAGTAGCAGCTCCAGTGACAGTAGCAGTGACAGTGACAGTGACAGTGACAGTGAAAGTGAG TCCCGTGTGGAAGTTTTCCGAACCCCGTCCGAAACAGCGGTGCCGGAATCACTGGCCTCCGCGGAAGTTTGTCCAGCTCAGCCCGACACGCCCTCCCCTGAAGGAGAACCCGTCGTATGGAAGACCCCGCCACAGCGCCGTCTTTCTCCGGAACCAAGCAGCACTGTGAGGGTGGCATCCAAAGCTCAAATGGACGATGAGTCTTCTAAAGAAGACTCTGTCCCACCAGAGCGAGTTCAGCTTGAGGAGGACAAGCAGCGCATCAGAGAGCTGATGAAGCAGACAAACCAG GACTTGAAGTCTGTCACTAAAGCCTTGCTGAAGGCCAGCGGCGACGTCTCGGCTGCCTCGCGCCTGCTTTCGGATCCCGTGTCCTTCTGCGTACCACTTTGGAACCGCAGAGACGACAGCTTCCTATTGTCGGCCGACCCCGCTGCTTTCCGGCAGCTACAGGGGAAGTACGGTGAGGAGGGTGTTGCCAAGCGGATGGTGTTCCTCAATGTGGAGCGGTGA